Within Pseudomonas paeninsulae, the genomic segment TATACCCTGTTGCACGACATTCTCTGCGCAAGGATTTCTGCCATGACTCAAAGCACCAACGGTCGCGTCAGTCGTGAGAAACGCGGCCAGATCATGCTGATCGGCCTGGATCGAACGAGCAAGCGCAACGCCGTCGACCTGGACATGCTCAATGACCTGTGCCTGGCCTATGGCGAGTTCGAGCGCGACGGTGAGGCTCGCGTAGCCTTGCTCTTCGCTCATGGCGAGCACTTCACCGCCGGACTGGACCTGGCCAATGTCGCCGCCAGCTTTGCTGCTGGCTGGCAGATCCCTGCCGGCGGCTGCGACCCCTGGGGCGTGTTTGGCGGCCCACGGGTGAGCAAACCGGTAATAGTGGCGGCCCAGGGCTATTGCTACACCATCGGCATCGAACTGATGCTCGCCTCGGACATCAACCTGTGCGCCAGCAATACCCGCTTCGCCCAGATGGAAGTGCAGCGCGGTATTTTCCCGTTCGGCGGCGCCACCCTGCGCATGCACCAGAACGCCGGCTGGGGCAATGCCATGCGCTGGCTGCTCACTGGTGATGAGTTCGATGCTCACGAAGCCTACCGCTTGGGCCTGGTGCAGGAAGTGCTGGCCAGTGAAGAACTGCTGCCACACGCGCTCAAGCTGGCCGCACGGATTGCCGCCCAGGCACCGCTTGGCGTGCAAGCCACTCTCGCCTCGGCACGCCAGGCAGTGCGCGAAGGCGAAGCCGCGGCGGCGGCCAATCTGCATCCAACCGTGATCCGCCTGATGGCCAGCGAAGATGCCCAGGAAGGCGTGCGCGCCATGCTCGAACGTCGTCCCGGCGACTTCAAGGGCCGCTGAGTACAGTCAACTGGCCGGACGCAGCGCCTCGATCAACGGCTGCAGGGAGTAGCCCAGCTGCGGCCCCAGAGCTGCAGCCTTGATCTTCAGGTCGTCCAGATCGAGCTGCTGCTCAAGGTCGGCGGGCACCAGCAGGATGACATTGCCCTCCTTTACCGGGCATTCCCAATAATGCCGATGGTAGAGGCCGCGCAGCAGCGGCGCACCCAGCGGCTTACCGTCATTGCCGGCCCACTGGTTGATGATCAGCCAGCCGCCCGGATTCAACTGTTTCTGGCAGTCCTCCAGAAAATTCCAGGCCAGGTGACCAACGCCGGGACCGTGGTCGGTATAGAGGTCGACGAAGATCAGATCGGCGCTTTCTGCAGTTTTCAGCAGATCGAGGGCATCGCCGATACGGATGGTCAGGCGCGGGTCATCGTCCAGGCCGAGGTACTGCATGGCCAGACGTGGCACCTCGGGGCGCAGCTCAATGGTTTCGACATCCTCCAGCGGCAGAAATTTGAGGCAAGCCTGGGTCAGGTTACCGGCACCGAGCCCAAGAAACAGCGCGCTCTCCGGCGCCGGGTGGCACAAACTACCGAGCAGCATGGCACGGGTGTAGTCGTACTCCAGCCAACACGGGTCGGCAGTAAACACACAACTCTGCTCAACCGAGTCGCCAAATTCGAGAAAACGGTACTCGCCGATCTCGATCACCCGGATCACGCCGAACGCATCTTGCACTTCGGCGAGCAGGACCTCGTCTTGCAACTCTTCCACCGGGGGTAAACCTGGCATTGATCGCTCTCCAGCCTGACAGCCCCGACCAGTCGCACCAGGGTAAAGGTGACAATTGTCAATGAAGCACCCGCGCCGGGTCACGCGATAATTCACCGTTGCCTGCTTTGCGGCGTCTTGCGGCTGGCCCAGAGCAAGACCTGCCAGGCCACTATCCGGGCGGTTATGCAGCGGCGCTATCATGCCTATCGGCTTGAAGGCACAGGCTGATCGGTTACCATGCCCATCTGCCTAATTAACCGCCTGAAGCCGAGAACCATCATGTCGCAACCCTGGAGTCCTGAAAGCTGGAGAAGCAAGCCAATCCAGCAACAGCCGCACTACCCCGACGCCGCCCACCTGGCCAAGGTCGAGCAGACTCTGGCCGGCTATCCGCCGCTGGTGTTCGCCGGTGAAGCTCGAGAGTTGCGCCGCCAGTTTGGCGAGGTGACCCAGGGTCGTGCATTCCTGTTGCAGGGTGGCGACTGCGCCGAGAGTTTTGCCGAATTCAGCGCGGCGAAGATCCGCGACACTTTCAAGGTGCTGCTGCAGATGGCCATCGTCATGACCTTCGCCGCCGGTTGCCCGGTGGTGAAAGTCGGGCGCATGGCCGGGCAGTTCGCCAAACCGCGCTCGGCCAACGATGAAACCATCGGCGATACCACCCTGCCGGCTTACCGCGGCGACATCGTCAACGGTATCGGCTTCGACACCAAGAGCCGGGTGCCGGACCCGGAGCGCCTGCTGCAGGCTTATCACCAGTCCACCGCCAGCCTGAATCTGCTGCGCGCATTCGCCCAGGGCGGCTTCGCCGACCTGCATCAGGTCCACCAGTGGAACCTCGACTTCATCGCCAATTCGGCGCTGGCCGAGAAATATAGCCTGCTGGCTGATCGCATTGACGAAACCCTGGCCTTCATGCGTGCCTGTGGCATGGACACTTCGCCGCAACTGCGCGAAACCAGCTTCTTCACCGCCCATGAGGCGCTGCTGCTCAACTACGAAGAAGCCTTCGTGCGCAAGGACAGCCTCACCGGCGGCGCCTACGCCTGCTCGGCGCACATGTTGTGGATCGGCGACCGTACCCGCCAGCTGGATGGCGCCCACGTCGAGTTCCTGCGCGGCGTCGGCAACCCGATCGGGGTCAAGGTCGGTCCGAGCATGGACCCGGACGAGCTGATCCGCCTGATCGACATCCTCAACCCGGATAACGACCCAGGCCGCCTCAACCTGATCGTGCGCATGGGCGCGGACAAGGTCGAAGCCCACATGCCGGCCCTGGTGCGCAAGGTGCAGGGCGAAGGCAAGCAGGTGCTGTGGAGTTCCGACCCCATGCACGGCAACACCATCAAGGCCAGCAGCGGCTATAAGACCCGCGACTTCGCGCAGATCCTCGCCGAAGTGAAGCAGTTCTTCGCCGTGCACCAGGCCGAGGGCAGCTACGCCGGCGGCATCCATATCGAGATGACCGGACAGAACGTCACCGAATGCATCGGCGGCGCGCGGCCGATCACCGAAGCAGGGTTGTCGGACCGTTACCACACTCACTGCGACCCACGGATGAACGCCGACCAGTCGCTGGAACTGGCCTTCCTGATTGCCGAGACACTCAAGCAGGTGCGCCGCTAAGCCGCTCGCCGCCTGGGCCGCCCTACGCCGTCAGGCGTTCGCGCAGGCGGCCCAACATCCCCAGCAAACTGCCGACCTTTTCCCGCTCACGCGCCTCGCGCGGCACCTGCGCCAGGCGCGTAACTATCTGCGCCGGCTGGCGCAGAGTGAAGGCCATTTCCTGCTGGTCCCGGGGTTTTCTCAGGTAGCGGAAGATGCCGCCACTGTTTAGCGCCGCCACCGCTGCATCCAGGTCGGAATAACCCGTGAGCAGGGCCTGCAACTCTCCGGCGTGAAGATTGAGCACGACAGCAACCTGCAGGCCGTGGCGCAATTACCAACCTGACAAGCCCGGCCAGGCGCGATATGGTGAGGACTCCACCCCGCCGCCGAAGAGCCGACCATGCCCTGGTATATCTGGTTACTGATAGTTCTCGTTCTAGGCTCTATCGTGGGCGGCTTGATGGTGCTGCTGCGTACTGCCAAACCCCTGCC encodes:
- a CDS encoding crotonase/enoyl-CoA hydratase family protein, which translates into the protein MTQSTNGRVSREKRGQIMLIGLDRTSKRNAVDLDMLNDLCLAYGEFERDGEARVALLFAHGEHFTAGLDLANVAASFAAGWQIPAGGCDPWGVFGGPRVSKPVIVAAQGYCYTIGIELMLASDINLCASNTRFAQMEVQRGIFPFGGATLRMHQNAGWGNAMRWLLTGDEFDAHEAYRLGLVQEVLASEELLPHALKLAARIAAQAPLGVQATLASARQAVREGEAAAAANLHPTVIRLMASEDAQEGVRAMLERRPGDFKGR
- a CDS encoding spermidine synthase; translation: MPGLPPVEELQDEVLLAEVQDAFGVIRVIEIGEYRFLEFGDSVEQSCVFTADPCWLEYDYTRAMLLGSLCHPAPESALFLGLGAGNLTQACLKFLPLEDVETIELRPEVPRLAMQYLGLDDDPRLTIRIGDALDLLKTAESADLIFVDLYTDHGPGVGHLAWNFLEDCQKQLNPGGWLIINQWAGNDGKPLGAPLLRGLYHRHYWECPVKEGNVILLVPADLEQQLDLDDLKIKAAALGPQLGYSLQPLIEALRPAS
- a CDS encoding class II 3-deoxy-7-phosphoheptulonate synthase — translated: MSQPWSPESWRSKPIQQQPHYPDAAHLAKVEQTLAGYPPLVFAGEARELRRQFGEVTQGRAFLLQGGDCAESFAEFSAAKIRDTFKVLLQMAIVMTFAAGCPVVKVGRMAGQFAKPRSANDETIGDTTLPAYRGDIVNGIGFDTKSRVPDPERLLQAYHQSTASLNLLRAFAQGGFADLHQVHQWNLDFIANSALAEKYSLLADRIDETLAFMRACGMDTSPQLRETSFFTAHEALLLNYEEAFVRKDSLTGGAYACSAHMLWIGDRTRQLDGAHVEFLRGVGNPIGVKVGPSMDPDELIRLIDILNPDNDPGRLNLIVRMGADKVEAHMPALVRKVQGEGKQVLWSSDPMHGNTIKASSGYKTRDFAQILAEVKQFFAVHQAEGSYAGGIHIEMTGQNVTECIGGARPITEAGLSDRYHTHCDPRMNADQSLELAFLIAETLKQVRR
- a CDS encoding DUF2897 family protein, which produces MPWYIWLLIVLVLGSIVGGLMVLLRTAKPLPLTDEQLQKVRERKIEMEAQDAEDARKR